A region from the Gemmatimonadota bacterium genome encodes:
- a CDS encoding outer membrane beta-barrel protein has protein sequence MVARGRVARTTGRSLAMVAALALASAGSAGAQGLAEYDYENLSFRGIGVHGGYNWADKVEGTNSFGFRVDLGYLGPGVRIVPTLNYWSSDLERSELEELAAQISALPSISDEGVVVTADDLGGIEWSDLAFGLDAQYVWTTPWPLLTYLGVGVGLHSLNGKGSAIDGTFVEDLLDSFAAGVSPVAGVEYMLQERLRVYGEARWNLLSDLNFGGFAVGAQFMFRGRDPTVVGSAPAPPAPRRAR, from the coding sequence ATGGTGGCAAGGGGGAGAGTGGCGCGGACGACGGGACGCTCGCTGGCCATGGTGGCTGCGCTGGCGTTGGCGAGCGCGGGCTCGGCCGGGGCTCAAGGACTGGCCGAGTACGACTACGAGAACCTCAGCTTCCGCGGCATCGGTGTGCACGGCGGATACAACTGGGCCGACAAGGTGGAGGGCACCAACAGCTTCGGCTTCCGGGTCGATCTCGGCTATCTCGGACCCGGGGTGCGCATCGTGCCGACGCTCAACTACTGGAGCTCGGACCTGGAACGGAGCGAGCTGGAGGAGCTGGCGGCGCAGATCAGCGCGTTGCCGAGCATCAGCGATGAAGGGGTGGTCGTCACCGCCGACGATCTGGGCGGGATCGAGTGGAGCGACCTCGCGTTCGGACTGGACGCCCAGTACGTGTGGACCACGCCGTGGCCGCTACTGACGTACCTGGGTGTGGGGGTCGGACTGCACTCCCTCAACGGCAAGGGATCGGCGATCGACGGGACCTTCGTAGAGGATCTGCTCGACTCGTTCGCGGCAGGCGTGTCGCCCGTCGCGGGCGTCGAGTACATGCTGCAGGAGCGCCTCCGCGTCTACGGGGAAGCGCGCTGGAACCTGCTCAGCGATCTGAATTTCGGGGGCTTCGCGGTGGGCGCGCAGTTCATGTTCCGCGGTCGGGATCCGACCGTCGTGGGGAGTGCCCCGGCGCCGCCGGCACCCCGTCGGGCGCGATGA
- the hemL gene encoding glutamate-1-semialdehyde 2,1-aminomutase translates to MKPDHASSADLFERAVRRIPGGVNSPVRAFRSVGGEPFFVAAGEGSVLRDVEGREYIDYVQSWGALILGHAAPEVVDAVREAAARGTSFGAPCPAEVELAELVTELVPSVDKIRFTSSGTEATMSALRLARGVTGRDVVLKFAGCYHGHGDSFLVQAGSGVATLGLPDSPGVPAALAELTLTVPFNDLEAVRRAFGDFGGRIACVIVEPVVGNAGFVPPVDGFLPGLREACSDHEALLIFDEVMTGFRVALGGAQERFGVRPDLTTLGKVVGGGLPVGAFGGSAELMDQVAPVGPVYQAGTLSGNPLAMAAGLAQLRALVRDRLHADLESRGRRLVAGLVEAAARAGLPAWGGALGGMWGVHLTDGPVRDFEAAGAVDRALFGRFFHACLRRGIFFAPSPFEAGFLGRAHTDEQIDVTLEVAREAFAEAAA, encoded by the coding sequence ATGAAACCCGACCACGCGTCGAGCGCGGACCTGTTCGAGCGAGCGGTGCGAAGAATCCCCGGCGGCGTGAACTCGCCGGTGCGGGCGTTTCGCAGCGTGGGCGGCGAGCCGTTTTTCGTCGCCGCGGGTGAGGGGTCGGTGCTGCGAGACGTGGAAGGGCGCGAGTACATCGACTACGTGCAGAGCTGGGGGGCCCTGATCCTCGGGCACGCCGCGCCCGAGGTGGTCGACGCGGTGCGCGAGGCGGCCGCCAGGGGCACGAGCTTCGGCGCGCCCTGCCCGGCCGAGGTGGAGTTGGCCGAGCTGGTCACCGAGCTCGTGCCCTCCGTCGACAAGATCCGGTTCACCAGCAGCGGAACCGAGGCTACGATGTCCGCGCTCCGGTTGGCCCGAGGAGTCACCGGTCGAGACGTGGTGCTCAAGTTCGCGGGGTGCTACCACGGCCACGGCGACTCCTTTCTCGTGCAGGCGGGTAGCGGCGTCGCGACGCTCGGCCTGCCCGACTCGCCGGGTGTGCCCGCCGCGTTGGCGGAGCTGACGCTCACCGTTCCCTTCAACGACCTGGAGGCAGTACGCCGCGCCTTCGGGGACTTCGGTGGTCGCATAGCCTGCGTCATCGTCGAGCCCGTGGTGGGCAACGCCGGTTTCGTTCCGCCCGTGGACGGATTCCTTCCGGGCCTGAGGGAGGCGTGCTCCGATCACGAGGCCCTGCTCATCTTCGACGAGGTGATGACCGGGTTCCGCGTCGCGCTGGGCGGCGCCCAGGAGCGCTTCGGCGTGCGGCCGGATCTCACCACGCTGGGGAAGGTCGTGGGTGGAGGCCTTCCCGTCGGGGCTTTCGGCGGCTCGGCGGAGCTCATGGACCAGGTCGCGCCGGTGGGGCCCGTCTACCAGGCCGGCACGTTGTCGGGCAACCCGCTCGCGATGGCCGCGGGCCTGGCGCAGCTGCGCGCGCTCGTCAGGGACCGCCTGCACGCCGACCTGGAGTCTCGGGGCCGACGTCTGGTCGCGGGCCTGGTGGAGGCCGCTGCGCGGGCCGGGCTCCCCGCGTGGGGTGGGGCGCTGGGCGGCATGTGGGGGGTCCACCTGACCGACGGACCGGTGCGCGACTTCGAGGCGGCCGGGGCGGTGGACCGGGCGCTGTTCGGACGCTTCTTCCACGCCTGTCTCCGGCGCGGGATCTTCTTCGCGCCCTCACCGTTCGAGGCCGGATTCCTGGGCCGCGCGCACACCGATGAGCAGATCGACGTCACGCTCGAGGTGGCGCGCGAGGCCTTCGCCGAGGCCGCAGCGTGA
- a CDS encoding outer membrane lipoprotein carrier protein LolA, with the protein MNRILPILAFVALLACGRTDPDASAAAEDVRGATAATPDPDSVQAPADPAAVGEGETPGGSIPAAEADSAAPATTPQDTSRTEVQPDPQPATGQAGDPHVVLDRASEAYEALTAVRADFRQEARNPILGRIIRSRGTIYQRQPDLFLMRFDDPAGDVIVSDGAHLWVFYPSVDSLQVLRLPSAGGAGATDLRSQFIGDPAERFDATLEGSEVVAGREADILRLEPHAGAATYRSLRAWIDREDGLARRFEITETNGLKRHFELSDLRVNPSLPDSLFRFTPPEGVRIVDRG; encoded by the coding sequence ATGAACCGGATCCTCCCCATCCTGGCGTTCGTGGCTCTGCTCGCGTGCGGCCGGACCGACCCAGACGCCTCCGCGGCCGCTGAAGACGTGCGCGGGGCGACGGCGGCGACGCCCGATCCGGATTCTGTTCAGGCGCCGGCCGATCCCGCCGCGGTTGGGGAAGGCGAAACGCCGGGCGGATCGATCCCGGCTGCCGAGGCCGATTCCGCAGCGCCCGCGACCACGCCCCAAGACACCTCGCGAACCGAGGTTCAACCCGATCCGCAGCCGGCGACGGGCCAGGCAGGCGACCCGCACGTGGTGCTGGACAGAGCCAGCGAGGCCTACGAGGCGCTCACGGCGGTGCGAGCGGATTTCCGCCAGGAGGCTCGCAACCCGATCCTCGGTCGGATCATCCGCAGCCGAGGCACCATCTACCAGCGGCAGCCCGACCTGTTTCTGATGCGGTTCGACGACCCCGCGGGGGACGTGATCGTGAGCGACGGAGCGCACCTGTGGGTGTTCTACCCCAGCGTCGATTCGCTCCAGGTGCTGCGCCTGCCCTCGGCCGGAGGCGCGGGAGCGACCGACCTGCGCAGTCAGTTCATAGGCGACCCCGCGGAGAGGTTCGATGCTACGCTCGAGGGGAGCGAAGTCGTCGCGGGAAGGGAAGCCGACATACTGCGGCTGGAGCCCCACGCAGGGGCCGCCACCTACCGGTCGTTACGGGCCTGGATCGACCGGGAAGACGGGCTGGCTCGCCGCTTCGAGATCACCGAGACCAACGGACTCAAGCGGCACTTCGAGCTGTCCGATCTGCGCGTGAATCCGTCGCTGCCGGATTCCTTGTTCCGATTCACGCCGCCCGAGGGCGTGCGGATCGTGGACCGGGGCTGA
- a CDS encoding SpoIID/LytB domain-containing protein has product MYRCTLGAVAVALLASACSPAGPRAQRGEPTVAAPGARAPIDVGADVDAAGPQVAVGLKAGAAEVTIASGGPMLLGEPSGSGSDRRATGPCVATAEGGAVSVRCADGLRLRSRGEAVRLRPGSGGVLRVDDRPYDGDLLVRVGADGLTVVNTLALETYLLGVVPHEIGARPVEEIEAVKAQAVAARTYAIAHRGRRRSLGFDYWANSNDQVYRGLEGQDPVAARAVRETRGEIVEYEGEAILAFYHSTCGGRTAAIDQVWRRGPLPYLRSVSDLREDGTAWCESSNRFRWSQRWNWSELGEILEETVGWAPGTVLREMRIRGRTRSGRVAELQIAGDAGTTSVYGDSVRWALRPEAGRILNSSLIFDVETGAGESGERYLEVHGGGWGHGIGMCQVGAMARARFGQGYERILGTYYPGTDIKRIY; this is encoded by the coding sequence GTGTACCGTTGCACACTAGGTGCGGTCGCGGTCGCGCTGCTGGCCTCGGCGTGCTCGCCGGCGGGGCCGCGAGCGCAGCGCGGAGAGCCGACGGTCGCGGCCCCCGGAGCGAGGGCGCCCATCGACGTGGGAGCGGACGTCGACGCGGCCGGGCCCCAGGTCGCCGTGGGCCTCAAGGCGGGCGCCGCTGAGGTGACCATCGCCAGCGGCGGCCCGATGCTTCTGGGTGAACCGAGCGGGTCCGGGTCCGACCGGCGCGCCACCGGGCCGTGCGTCGCGACCGCCGAAGGTGGCGCGGTGAGCGTGCGCTGCGCCGACGGGCTGCGGCTCCGGTCGCGGGGTGAGGCGGTGCGTCTGCGGCCGGGTTCCGGGGGCGTTCTGCGCGTGGACGATAGGCCGTACGACGGGGACCTCCTGGTCCGGGTTGGGGCCGACGGGCTCACGGTCGTCAACACGCTGGCGCTCGAGACCTATTTGCTGGGCGTCGTGCCGCACGAAATCGGCGCCCGGCCCGTCGAGGAGATCGAGGCGGTGAAGGCCCAGGCCGTCGCCGCGAGAACGTACGCCATCGCCCACCGCGGCAGGCGCAGGAGCCTCGGATTCGACTACTGGGCCAACTCCAACGATCAGGTGTACCGAGGCTTGGAGGGGCAGGACCCGGTGGCTGCCCGGGCGGTGCGGGAGACGCGCGGCGAGATCGTCGAGTACGAAGGCGAGGCGATCCTCGCCTTCTATCACTCTACGTGCGGTGGCAGGACCGCCGCGATCGACCAGGTCTGGCGCCGCGGTCCGCTTCCATACCTGCGCTCCGTGTCGGATCTTCGCGAGGATGGAACCGCCTGGTGCGAGAGCTCGAACCGCTTCCGCTGGAGCCAGCGCTGGAATTGGAGCGAGTTGGGGGAGATCCTGGAGGAAACCGTCGGCTGGGCTCCGGGGACCGTGCTCCGCGAGATGCGCATCCGCGGCCGCACTCGATCCGGGCGTGTCGCAGAGCTCCAGATAGCCGGAGACGCGGGGACCACGTCGGTGTACGGGGATTCGGTGCGTTGGGCGCTGCGTCCGGAGGCGGGCCGGATTCTCAACAGCTCCCTCATTTTCGACGTGGAAACGGGCGCAGGCGAGAGCGGCGAGCGCTACCTGGAGGTGCACGGGGGTGGCTGGGGCCACGGGATCGGGATGTGTCAGGTGGGCGCGATGGCGCGAGCGCGTTTCGGGCAGGGTTACGAGAGGATCCTGGGGACCTACTACCCGGGTACGGACATCAAGCGGATCTACTGA
- a CDS encoding DNA translocase FtsK: MLDSEQRLELAGLALFALTLVLLLALVPASALGLAPDANLMGAFGGLLARAARGSLGAGAYLLPIGAAIGGAYGFGWLDRESAIRYGALAGGLALLLPMAQGLGAFASGARPVVAAAAPGGYVGAAAAAALVAILGVFGAGVALLFLALALFVATLGWNPARPLARGTLSAAARSAAALRSGAERLRARWAARRERPEPSPWAAIEAGEGDLDPHLDPEPILVLDPEPTAPANASKARPAKASSSTGQVEPSPPLDLLTPQPPRDESLSESELDRLGQILVDTLQTFRVEGRISGRTTGPVVTQYEVVPAPGVKVARIANLDADLALALRAPSVRIVAPIPGKGAVGVEVPNPVPEVVYLRDILRSKPFSRGRGALPLALGRDLEGTPYVADLARMPHLLIAGATGSGKSVCVNTLITSLVYRHGPESLRLLLIDPKMVELSMYAELPHLRHPVVTDPKDAAFVLKWAVYEMERRYQLLSENGARSIAEFNRRLEGGQTLRRVEPDGPEGDPDRWFYEDGPLPYVVVVVDELADLMMSVQNEIERPLAQLAQKARAIGIHLVVATQRPSVNVITGLIKANFPCRIAFRVSSKVDSRTIIDQNGADALLGNGDMLFLPPGHADPVRIQGAYMPTEDTDRLVSWYRERAHEVPPEAKEEDILEVVRAREVEAAAEELSEARMEERDPLFRAAAEVCAQYEQGSTSLLQRRLRVGYGRAARIVDQLHAAGVLGPPDGSKPREVLVGLDAIDRICKEAQGGAPVEPKLEA; encoded by the coding sequence ATGCTCGACAGCGAACAGAGGCTCGAACTGGCGGGGCTCGCGCTCTTCGCGCTGACCCTCGTCCTCCTGCTGGCCCTCGTCCCCGCGAGTGCTCTGGGACTGGCACCCGATGCCAATCTCATGGGAGCCTTCGGGGGCCTGCTCGCGCGCGCGGCGCGCGGGTCGCTGGGCGCGGGCGCGTACCTGCTGCCGATCGGCGCGGCGATCGGCGGAGCGTACGGGTTCGGCTGGCTGGATCGCGAATCCGCGATCCGCTACGGCGCCCTCGCGGGCGGGCTGGCGTTGCTGCTTCCCATGGCCCAGGGCCTGGGAGCGTTCGCGTCGGGCGCCCGACCTGTCGTCGCGGCCGCCGCCCCCGGCGGATACGTGGGCGCGGCGGCCGCGGCGGCGCTGGTGGCGATCCTGGGTGTCTTCGGTGCGGGCGTGGCGCTGCTGTTCCTGGCCCTCGCGCTGTTCGTGGCGACCCTGGGCTGGAACCCGGCCCGGCCGCTGGCCAGGGGCACCCTCAGCGCGGCCGCGCGGTCCGCGGCGGCCCTGCGGTCTGGAGCGGAGCGCCTGCGCGCCCGCTGGGCGGCGCGCCGCGAGCGACCGGAGCCGTCACCGTGGGCCGCGATCGAGGCGGGCGAGGGGGATCTGGATCCCCATCTGGACCCCGAACCGATCCTCGTGCTCGATCCCGAGCCCACCGCCCCCGCGAATGCGTCCAAAGCTCGCCCGGCGAAGGCGTCGTCGTCGACCGGCCAGGTGGAGCCGAGTCCTCCGCTGGACCTCCTCACCCCTCAACCGCCGCGTGACGAGTCGCTGAGTGAGTCGGAGCTCGACCGCCTCGGTCAGATCCTCGTGGATACGCTGCAGACCTTTCGCGTGGAAGGGCGGATATCCGGGCGGACCACGGGGCCCGTCGTCACGCAATACGAGGTAGTGCCGGCGCCGGGCGTGAAGGTGGCGCGCATCGCCAACCTGGACGCCGACCTCGCGCTGGCCCTGCGGGCGCCAAGCGTGCGTATAGTGGCGCCCATTCCGGGCAAGGGCGCCGTGGGCGTGGAGGTCCCCAACCCGGTGCCCGAGGTGGTCTACCTCCGTGACATCCTTCGATCCAAGCCCTTTTCGCGCGGCCGTGGCGCTCTGCCGCTGGCTCTCGGCAGGGACCTGGAGGGCACCCCGTACGTGGCCGATCTGGCGCGCATGCCGCACCTGCTGATCGCGGGCGCGACCGGATCGGGCAAGTCGGTGTGCGTGAACACGCTGATCACCAGCCTGGTGTACCGGCACGGGCCCGAGAGCCTGCGGCTGCTGCTGATCGACCCGAAGATGGTCGAGCTGAGCATGTACGCGGAGCTGCCGCACCTGCGGCATCCGGTCGTTACCGACCCCAAGGACGCGGCCTTCGTGCTCAAGTGGGCCGTGTACGAGATGGAGCGTCGCTACCAACTGCTGTCCGAGAACGGGGCCCGGTCGATAGCGGAATTCAACCGTCGCCTCGAAGGCGGGCAGACGCTCAGGCGGGTCGAGCCCGACGGGCCCGAGGGCGATCCGGACCGCTGGTTCTACGAGGACGGTCCGTTGCCCTACGTGGTGGTCGTGGTCGACGAGCTGGCGGACCTCATGATGTCGGTACAGAACGAGATCGAGCGGCCGCTCGCGCAGCTCGCGCAGAAGGCGCGCGCGATCGGCATCCACCTGGTGGTCGCCACCCAGCGTCCGAGCGTGAACGTCATCACCGGACTGATCAAGGCCAACTTTCCTTGCAGGATCGCCTTCCGGGTGAGCTCCAAGGTGGATTCGCGCACGATCATCGATCAGAACGGCGCCGACGCCTTGCTCGGGAACGGCGACATGCTGTTTCTGCCGCCGGGCCATGCCGATCCGGTACGCATTCAGGGTGCTTACATGCCCACCGAGGACACGGATCGACTGGTGAGTTGGTATCGCGAGCGGGCGCACGAGGTGCCCCCGGAGGCCAAGGAAGAGGACATTCTGGAGGTCGTCCGCGCGCGCGAGGTGGAAGCCGCCGCGGAGGAGCTGTCGGAGGCGCGCATGGAGGAGCGCGATCCCCTGTTCCGAGCCGCGGCCGAGGTCTGCGCCCAGTACGAGCAGGGCTCCACCTCACTTCTGCAGCGCCGGCTCCGCGTGGGATACGGCCGCGCCGCGCGCATCGTGGACCAGCTCCACGCCGCGGGCGTGCTGGGTCCGCCGGACGGTTCGAAGCCGCGGGAGGTGTTGGTGGGTCTGGACGCTATCGACCGCATCTGCAAGGAAGCCCAGGGCGGAGCGCCGGTCGAGCCGAAGCTCGAAGCCTGA
- a CDS encoding radical SAM protein, with translation MAGDRVPAAARVRGREGGANARLDAPVVGVVTLGCDKNTVDSERLMGTLAGAGARVRAGSEGADVLIVNTCGFIDAAREESVDTILEAVRLKEEGHVGAVVALGCMVQRYGAELKSEIPEVDLFLGLTELGDLVPQLRGRGLLPEAPAVPTMERPLRALAAPATHTAHLKISEGCDHACAFCAIPMMRGRHRSTPMSLLLAEARELEARGVVELSIVSQDTTWYGRDWVRAAAGAERGPRPAGTAAAGAASGDGISPLYVGRSFAGMAGSHAAPTPASAALPMDLPEGPLPRHGLLPHLLERLVAETSIPWLRLFYMYPSGITPELVELIAGSRRILPYLDMPLQHASDRMLALMRRPERREVIRERVGWLRDAIDDLSLRTTVILGFPGETDQDVDRLVELLEEIRFDYLGAFAYSAEEGTPAASMPGRVPDAQVRERMERVLDVQRGITHERNLERVGAARTVLIDEAADAATGTHAIGRLAAQAPEVDGVVYVGGETAARPGDFVSVRVTGADEHDLSAEPA, from the coding sequence ATGGCCGGCGACCGAGTCCCCGCGGCCGCGCGGGTGCGCGGGCGGGAAGGAGGCGCGAACGCTAGGCTCGACGCGCCGGTGGTCGGCGTCGTCACGCTGGGCTGCGACAAGAACACGGTCGACAGCGAGCGACTGATGGGCACGCTGGCGGGTGCCGGCGCACGGGTCAGGGCCGGGTCGGAGGGGGCGGACGTGTTGATCGTCAATACGTGCGGGTTCATAGATGCCGCGCGTGAGGAGTCGGTCGACACGATCCTGGAGGCGGTGCGGCTCAAGGAGGAAGGCCACGTCGGCGCGGTGGTGGCGCTGGGCTGCATGGTGCAGCGCTACGGCGCCGAGCTGAAGTCCGAGATACCGGAGGTAGACCTCTTCCTCGGGCTGACCGAACTGGGCGACCTCGTCCCCCAATTGCGCGGCAGGGGGCTACTGCCCGAAGCGCCGGCCGTGCCGACCATGGAGCGGCCGCTGCGCGCCCTGGCCGCGCCGGCGACCCACACCGCCCACCTGAAGATCAGCGAGGGCTGTGACCACGCGTGTGCGTTCTGCGCGATCCCCATGATGCGGGGGCGCCATCGGTCGACGCCGATGTCCCTCCTGTTGGCGGAAGCGCGGGAGCTCGAGGCGCGCGGCGTCGTCGAGTTGTCCATCGTGAGCCAGGACACCACCTGGTACGGCCGCGACTGGGTGCGCGCCGCGGCAGGAGCGGAACGCGGGCCGCGCCCCGCTGGCACTGCGGCCGCAGGTGCCGCCTCCGGGGACGGGATCTCGCCGCTGTACGTGGGCAGATCGTTCGCCGGCATGGCGGGTTCCCACGCCGCCCCGACGCCCGCTTCGGCGGCGCTCCCCATGGACCTGCCCGAGGGGCCGCTGCCCCGGCACGGCCTGCTTCCGCACCTGCTAGAGCGACTCGTTGCCGAGACGTCTATTCCCTGGCTGCGGCTGTTCTACATGTACCCGTCGGGAATCACCCCGGAGCTGGTGGAGCTCATCGCCGGGTCGCGGCGTATCCTGCCGTATCTGGACATGCCTCTGCAGCACGCGTCCGACCGCATGCTGGCGCTGATGCGTCGACCCGAGCGCCGCGAGGTGATCCGGGAGCGGGTCGGTTGGCTGCGCGACGCGATCGACGACCTTTCCTTGCGCACTACCGTGATCCTCGGGTTCCCGGGCGAGACGGACCAGGACGTGGATCGGCTCGTCGAGCTGCTCGAAGAGATCCGCTTTGATTACCTGGGGGCCTTCGCGTACTCGGCGGAGGAGGGCACTCCCGCCGCGAGCATGCCCGGCCGCGTGCCGGACGCCCAGGTGCGCGAGCGCATGGAGCGGGTTCTGGACGTGCAGCGTGGCATCACCCACGAGCGTAACCTCGAGCGGGTGGGCGCGGCGCGCACGGTGCTCATCGACGAGGCCGCCGATGCCGCTACCGGAACTCACGCCATCGGCCGACTGGCCGCGCAGGCGCCGGAGGTCGATGGGGTGGTCTACGTCGGGGGCGAGACCGCCGCCCGGCCCGGCGACTTTGTGAGCGTCCGCGTGACCGGCGCGGACGAACACGATCTCTCGGCGGAGCCAGCATGA